From the genome of Spinacia oleracea cultivar Varoflay chromosome 2, BTI_SOV_V1, whole genome shotgun sequence, one region includes:
- the LOC110774860 gene encoding uncharacterized protein encodes MIEIKKFLASNNISVVALLETKVQEKNSSKIQKKIGNVWQWIMNYECSPRGRVWISWKHAVVLVQLLHKTEFCIHCTVATKNGLFSTTFSAVYGLHSVDTRRPMWREITNFNSTVTCPWLVMGDFNAALLAADRVNGNAITEGETKDFDSCMDSSGLAELKSCGSYYSWSNKGQGNLRICSRIDRAIANALWHSKFVDAVVDYLPPGISDHSPLVMSCNIHLGGGSRPFKFFNYMADHAQFLDVVRKGWDVSCPRSGSMLKVWTKLKAVKQGLKELHHKDFAKLDERIEGLRVDLGQIHTPLAACPTDSNVQQSERECSETLKKFLHIQESAYRQKA; translated from the coding sequence ATGATTGAAATAAAGAAGTTTTTGGCTAGTAATAACATTAGTGTTGTAGCTTTGTTAGAAACTAAAGTTCAGGAGAAGAATAGTAGTAAAATTCAGAAGAAAATAGGGAATGTGTGGCAGTGGATTATGAACTATGAGTGCTCTCCTAGGGGAAGGGTTTGGATTAGCTGGAAGCATGCTGTGGTTTTAGTTCAGCTTCTTCACAAAACTGAGTTCTGTATTCACTGTACTGTTGCTACAAAGAATGGCCTTTTTAGTACTACCTTTTCAGCTGTGTATGGTTTACACTCTGTTGATACTAGAAGGCCTATGTGGAGAGAGATTACCAACTTCAATAGTACTGTTACTTGTCCTTGGCTAGTCATGGGTGATTTCAATGCAGCTTTATTAGCTGCTGATAGGGTAAATGGCAATGCAATTACTGAGGGAGAAACTAAAGACTTTGATAGCTGTATGGATTCTTCAGGGTTGGCTGAGCTTAAAAGTTGTGGGAGTTACTACTCTTGGAGCAATAAGGGGCAAGGCAATTTGAGAATATGTTCCAGAATAGATAGAGCTATTGCCAATGCACTGTGGCATTCTAAGTTTGTTGATGCTGTGGTGGATTACTTGCCTCCAGGAATTTCTGATCATTCCCCTCTAGTTATGTCTTGTAATATTCATTTGGGAGGAGGTAGTAgaccttttaaattttttaactaTATGGCAGATCATGCTCAATTTCTTGATGTGGTTAGAAAGGGATGGGATGTTTCCTGTCCAAGGAGTGGTTCCATGCTGAAGGTATGGACTAAGCTGAAAGCAGTAAAGCAAGGCTTGAAGGAGCTTCATCACAAAGATTTTGCTAAGCTTGATGAGAGAATTGAGGGGTTAAGGGTTGATTTGGGTCAAATTCATACTCCATTAGCAGCTTGCCCTACTGATAGTAATGTGCAGCAAAGTGAGAGGGAGTGTAGTGAGACCCTTAAGAAGTTCTTGCATATTCAAGAAAGTGCCTATAGACAAAAAGCATGA
- the LOC130467360 gene encoding uncharacterized protein: MKLALFYKQLIGTAASSLIGVDVGVVRKGKQISATDAEMLVVPISDAEIDAAIKGIDIYKAPGLDGFNSLFFLKAWGIVKADVYEAVKEFFRTGVMLKMQSVIGTVVSCSQSGFIPGRSISDNILLACELVKCYSRKHISPRCMIKVDLKKAYDSLEWPYLKTMLSELGFPVKFVNWVMQCLYSVSYSILINGCPTKPISAKKGLRQGDPISPYLFALGMEYLSRCLAALADNPEFSYHPRCKNLDLTHMMFADDLLMFSRADESAVKALFDAFTKFSLASGSEANLHKSEVYLAGVSNHVASNIVSSIGVPQGSFPFRYLGVPLTTRNLSFTDCKPLIDITVARIKSWTSKFVSYAGRLQLVKSVLFGIKLYWCQIFVMPKKVMKEIQRICRCFLWSGTNADSRKASISWEQLCFPKSCGGWNLKDLTVWNKAAVLKHCWALALKQDRLWVRWIHAYYIQHRDFWTMPIPNGLTWSLRKIWHNREVFLQANGVDQFVQAGKFRIQKMYKFLHPVGVQVGWKRLICNSHASPKSTFIVWLPVQNRLATKDRLIRWQLNIDGTCGLCQLESESLDHLFFSCSYSKEIWRHILIYLGVTRAVLPRQEEVQIAVKRSRSKKKKAYKYSIAFIGSVYCIWLQRNSKVFRDHVDPVKTVVSNIMFNVECRCQ, from the exons ATGAAGTTAGCTCTTTTCTATAAGCAATTGATTGGTACTGCAGCTAGTTCCTTGATTGGTGTGGATGTTGGGGTGGTTAGGAAAGGGAAACAGATTTCTGCTACTGATGCAGAAATGTTGGTGGTTCCTATCTCAGATGCAGAAATTGATGCAGCTATCAAAGGTATTGATATTTATAAAGCTCCTGGGCTTGATGGTTTCAATAGTTTGTTTTTTCTTAAAGCTTGGGGGATTGTGAAAGCAGATGTATATGAAGCAGTGAAAGAGTTTTTTAGAACTGGTGTGATGTTGAA AATGCAAAGTGTTATTGGGACAGTTGTAAGTTGTTCTCAATCTGGCTTCATTCCTGGTAGATCTATTTCTGATAACATTTTGTTAGCTTGTGAGCTGGTGAAGTGCTATTCTAGAAAACATATTTCTCCTAGGTGTATGATTAAGGTGGATCTGAAAAAAGCTTATGACTCCTTGGAGTGGCCTTACTTGAAAACTATGCTGTCAGAGTTAGGTTTCCCTGTGAAGTTTGTGAATTGGGTGATGCAATGCCTCTATTCTGTCTCTTATTCTATTCTGATAAATGGTTGCCCCACAAAGCCAATTTCTGCAAAGAAGGGTTTGAGACAAGGTGATCCTATTTCACCTTACTTGTTTGCTTTGGGTATGGAATATCTGTCAAGGTGTCTTGCTGCACTTGCTGATAATCCTGAGTTCTCTTATCACCCTAGATGCAAAAATCTGGATCTCACCCATATGATGTTTGCCGATGATTTATTGATGTTCTCCAGAGCTGATGAGAGTGCTGTGAAGGCTCTTTTTGATGCTTTTACCAAGTTTTCCTTGGCTTCTGGATCGGAGGCTAATTTGCATAAAAGTGAGGTTTACTTGGCTGGAGTTTCTAACCATGTTGCTTCCAATATTGTTAGCTCAATTGGGGTTCCCCAGGGGTCTTTTCCATTCAGATACCTGGGTGTTCCTCTCACAACTAGGAATCTATCATTTACAGACTGCAAGCCTCTCATTGATATAACTGTTGCTAGAATCAAGAGTTGGACTTCTAAATTTGTCTCCTATGCAGGCAGATTACAACTGGTGAAATCTGTTCTTTTTGGTATCAAACTTTACTGGTGCCAGATTTTTGTTATGCCTAAAAAAGTGATgaaagaaattcagagaatttgtaGGTGTTTCTTGTGGTCAGGTACTAATGCAGATTCTAGGAAAGCTTCAATCTCTTGGGAGCAATTATGTTTTCCTAAGAGTTGTGGAGGGTGGAATCTTAAAGACCTAACTGTGTGGAACAAAGCAGCAGTTTTGAAGCACTGTTGGGCTTTAGCTTTGAAGCAGGATAGGCTTTGGGTGAGGTGGATTCATGCTTATTACATTCAGCATAGAGACTTCTGGACTATGCCAATTCCTAATGGTTTAACTTGGTCtttaaggaaaatttggcatAATAGAGAAGTCTTTCTGCAGGCTAATGGAGTTGATCAGTTTGTGCAGGCTGGAAAATTTAGAATTCAGAAAATGTATAAATTTCTTCATCCAGTTGGAGTTCAGGTGGGATGGAAGAGATTGATTTGTAATAGCCATGCTAGTCCAAAGAGTACTTTCATTGTGTGGCTACCAGTGCAGAACAGACTAGCTACAAAAGACAGATTGATAAGATGGCAGCTGAATATTGATGGTACTTGTGGCTTGTGTCAGTTGGAAAGTGAGAGTTTGGATCATTTGTTCTTCTCTTGTTCTTATTCTAAGGAGATTTGGAGACATATTCTGATTTATCTAGGTGTGACTAGAGCTGTTTTGCCTCGGCAAGAAGAGGTCCAGATTGCAGTAAAGAGAAGCAGAAGTAAAAAGAAGAAGGCTTACAAGTATAGTATAGCTTTCATTGGGTCAGTTTACTGTATCTGGTTGCAAAGAAATTCTAAGGTGTTTAGGGATCATGTTGATCCAGTCAAAACTGTTGTTAGCAAcattatgtttaatgttgagtgtAGATGTCAGTAG